A single region of the Trachemys scripta elegans isolate TJP31775 chromosome 19, CAS_Tse_1.0, whole genome shotgun sequence genome encodes:
- the DDOST gene encoding dolichyl-diphosphooligosaccharide--protein glycosyltransferase 48 kDa subunit, with amino-acid sequence MVADPDNPLVLDILTGSSTSYSFFPDKPITQYPHAVGKNTLLIAGLQARNNARVVFSGSLDFFSDAFFNSAVQKATPGSQRYSQTGNYELAIALSRWVFKEEGVLRVGEVSHHRVGERSPPNAYTVTDLVEYNIVIEKLSDGKWVPFDGDDIQLEFVRIDPFVRTFLKKNGGRYSVQFKLPDVYGVFQFKVDYNRLGYTHLYSSTQVSVRPLQHTQYERFIPSAYPYYASAFSMMIGLFMFSIVFLHMKEKEKSD; translated from the exons ATGGTGGCTGATCCTGATAACCCTCTGGTACTAGATATCTTGACAGGCTCCTCTACATCTTACTCCTTCTTCCCAGATAAGCCCATCACACAG TACCCTCATGCTGTTGGGAAGAATACACTTTTGATTGCTGGTCTCCAGGCCAGGAACAACGCCCGTGTCGTTTTCAGTGGCTCCTTGGATTTCTTCAGCGATGCTTTCTTCAACTCTGCTGTGCAGAAAGCTACACCTGGCTCTCAGAG GTACTCTCAGACGGGTAACTACGAGCTCGCTATTGCCTTGTCCCGCTGGGTATTCAAGGAAGAGGGTGTGCTGCGGGTTGGAGAGGTATCTCACCATCGTGTAGGGGAGAGATCACCACCTAATGCCTACACTGTCACCGACCTCGTG GAGTACAACATTGTGATTGAAAAGCTCTCTGACGGGAAGTGGGTCCCCTTTGATGGAGATGATATTCAGCTGGAGTTTGTCCGCATTGATCCATTTGTAAGGacttttctgaagaaaaatg GTGGCAGATACAGTGTGCAGTTCAAGCTGCCGGATGTCTATGGAGTGTTTCAGTTTAAAGTGGACTATAACCGGCTGGGATACACCCACCTGTATTCCTCTACACAG GTGTCTGTGCGtcccctccagcacacacagtATGAGCGTTTTATCCCCTCAGCGTATCCATATTATGCCAGCGCCTTCTCCATGATGATAGGCCTCTTCATGTTCAGCATCGTCTTCTTGCACATGAAGGAGAAGGAGAAATCTGACTGA